DNA from Chitinophaga pendula:
ATCCATGCTGGGCATCTGGACATCCAGGATGATGAGGGCATAACTGTGCTTCAGTATTTTTTTCAGCGCTTCCTCACCGGATAAGGCGGTGTCCACTTGAAAACCGTGCAGTTCCAATGTTTTTTGGAGGGATAAAACATTTTCCGGCTTATCATCAACGATCAAAATCATGCTTAAAAATATGAATCACTGGTTATATTCCAAATAATTGTACCGCTGTTATTATACCGGCAAATGTATAAAAAGAATGGAACATATGAGGGAGAAGAACGGTAGGAAGATAAGAAGCCGGGAAAGGTAGTGGCGGCATGGAATGGGATGTGCCATGCCGCCCTTATGATTATTTCCATCCACCGCCCAGGGAGCGATATAAGGTGATGGTGCCGATAAACATATCACGGCGGGAGGAGATCAGGGCTAATTCAGCCTCTAAAACGCTTTTTTGTGCAGTGATCACTTCCAGATAGGAAGCATAGCCACCCATGAACAGGTCTTTGGAGGTAGAGACTGCTTCCTGCAGTAGTTGTGTTTCTTTTGTTTTCAGGTTGTATACCTGGCGTTGATTTTCTACCTGATGCAGGCTGGTACTTACTTCGCGGAATGCTGTTACGATCTTCTGCTGATAGTCCAGGAAGGCATGTTGTCCATCAGCGGTCTGGGAAAGGTATTGCGCCTGTAACTGTTTTTTGTTGAACAGCGGGGCGGTAATACTGCCTAATATGCCGTATGCCAGGGATGCCGGTGTTTGGAAGAGCAGGCTGGCGGCAAAGGCGTTAAAGCCCGCGTAGGGGGTGATATGGAGGGAGGGCAGGAATGCCGCCCTGGCAGCCTGCACGTCGGAGCGGGCTGCAGCCAGTTCCAGTTCGGCCTGCCTGATATCGGGTCGGCGTAACAGCATAGCGCTGGGAATGCCGGTGTAGAGTTGTGCAGGCAGTGCGCCATCAGGTATGTTGTGACTGCGAGCGATGGGTTGCGGGAAGCGTCCCATCAGTGCGTTGAGTTGATTTTCTGCGGCGGTGATCTGTTGTTTGGTGACGAACTCCAGGCTGCGGGTGCTGGTCAGCTGTGCCGCGGTCTGCTGTACTGCCAGCAGGGTGGTCCTTCCGGCTTCTTGTTGTACTTGTACGGTATACAGTGCCGATTCCTGGAGTAATATGTTCTTATGGATAATGTCCAGCTCCTGGTCGAGAGCGACGAGCTGATAGTATAGATTGGCCACTTCGGCGACCAGCATGGTGGTCACCAGGCGTTTGTCTTCAAAGGAGGACAGGTATCTTGCAACCGCTGCCTTACGTTGTGATTTAAGTTTACCCCATACGTCGATCTCCCAGCTACTGCGGAGGCCCAGGAAATAATCCGGGGTGGGGGAGGTCGGTATCTGCTGATCTTTGCTAATGTTGGGAGAGAAGTTGGTATCGAAGTTGCCCACGCCATTCAACGTATAGTCGCCATATTTATCTGCCGATGCTGTCGCGGAGATATCTACGGAAGGCAGCCATGCATTGCGGGCGGCCAGTGCGGTGGCTCTTGCTTTTTCGATCCGCTGCAGGGCCATACCGAGATCGAAGTTGCGTTGCAGGGCAGTATCAATAAGCTGCTGTAACGGTTCGTCGCGGAAGAATTGTTTCCAGGGGATGTCTGCGATGCTGTTGGTATCGCGGATAGGCAGGCTGTCTTTCGCTGCCTGGAATGCATCGGGTAGCGGCCGGGCAGGTGGTGTTTGCAACGGTTGTTGCGTGCGGCAGCCGGCGATACCGGCGGCAATACTGACGGTGAGCACTACACGAAACAATATATGTGTTGATAGATTTGTCATGTTTACCATTAATTATGTTCTGATTTGCCGGCTGCTGTCGTTTTAAAGGCTGCCGTTTTTTTTATGCCGGCAAACAATACGTATAAGCCGGGTATGACGATGACACCGAATAGGGTACCGATCAGCATGCCACCTGCGGCAGCGCTGCCGATAGAGCGGTTACCCATTGCGCCGGCGCCATGAGCGATACATAGGGGAATAAGACCTGCTATGAAAGCGAAGGAAGTCATCAGGATAGGCCGCAACCTGGATACGGCGCCTTCTTTAGCGGCTTCCAGTACGGAGTGTCCCTGTTTGCTGCGCAGGATAGCAAATTCGATGATGAGGATGGCATTTTTACCCAGCAACCCGATGAGCATGACCAGTGCTACCTGGGCATAGATATTATTTTCCAGGCCTGCGAGTTTGAGTGTCAGGAAGGCGCCGAAGATGCCGGCAGGCAAGGAGAGTATTACCGGCAGGGGCAGGAGGAAACTTTCGTATTGTGCTGCGAGCAGGAGGTATACGAAGACCAGGCAAATAATGAAGATGTAGATAGCCTGGTTGCCGGAGAGTATCTGTTCACGGGTCATCCCACTCCATTCAAAGCTGTAGCCTCTGGGCAGCGAGGTGGCTGCCACTTCCTGTATCGCTTTGATGGCATCGCCACTGCTATATCCAGGGCCGGCGTCTCCATTGATCATTGCTGCGGTATACATGTTGTAACGGGTCAGCTGTTCAGGGCCGTATACGCGTTCCATACGGATAAAGTCGGCGTAGGATACCATTTCTCCCATATCGTTTTTGACGTAGAGGTGAAGTATATCTTCCGGGCGCGCCCTGTATTGAGGGGCAGCCTGTACCATCACCTTATACATTTGTCCGAAGCGGATGAAGTTAGACGCATAAAAGCTTCCCATCAGTGTCTGTAGCGTACTCATTGCGTTTTCTATACTGATCCCTTTTTTGGCCGCCATTTCCTGGTCGACATGGATCATGTATTGCGGGAAATCCGGATCGAAGCTGGTGAAGGCGTTGCCGATGGCAGGATTATCATTGAGTGCTTTGATGAAGTTGTTAGTGACCTCGGCGGTCTGCCGCAGGTTGCCGCTACCGCTGCGATCCAGTACACGCAGCTCGAATCCGCTGGAGTTGCCGAATCCCGGTACGGTGGGGGGCGGGAAGAACTCGATGGAGGCATCGGCAATATGTGCGGTCTTTTCTTTGAGCACTCGGATCATTTCGTTTACGCTTTCCTTCCGTTCGTCCCAGCTTTTCAGGTTGATCATGCCCATCCCATAGGACGCGCCGGCTACATCATTTACAAGGCTGAAGCCTGCGAGTGTAGATACGGATTCAACGGCATCAAGTTCTTTCACGGCGGCATATACCTGGTCGAGTACTTTCTCGGTACGTTCTACGGTAGCTCCAGCGGGGGTGGTAACGTTGACATAGATCATACCCTGATCTTCAGTAGGGATGAAGCCGGAAGGCAGGATAGCGCTGATACCCCAGGTGGCGGCAAAGAAGGCCAGCAGTAAGCCGATAGTGATCATTTTGCGCGCCGCGATGCGGCTGATCAGTTGTTGATAGCGACCGGACACCCGGTCGTAGGAACGATTGAATCCGCCGAAAAAACGCTGGAGTAAAGAGCGCTTCTTGTTGCCGGTGGGATGATGTCTGAGCATTAAGGCACACAATGCGGGTGTGAGCGTCAATGCATTGATGCCAGAGATGACGATAGAGATCGCCAATGTCAGGGAGAATTGCCGGTAGAAAACGCCTACTGGACCTGACAGGAAGGCGACGGGGATAAATACGGCGGACATCACGAGTGTGATGGCTACGATAGCGCCGCCGATCTCTTTCATGGCGGATATCGTGGCTTCCATCGGAGGAAGATGTTCTTCCTGCATCTTTACGTGTACGGCTTCGACGACGACAATGGCGTTGTCGACTACGATACCAATCGCCAGTACCAGTGCGAAGAGGGTGAGCAGGTTGATGGAGAAGCCCAGCAGCTGCATAAAGCAAAGGGTACCGATCAGGGCTACCGGCACTGCCAGGGCTGGTATCAGCGTAGAACGGAAGTCCTGCAGGAACAGGTATACGATGACGAACACCAGTATGAATGCTTCAAAGAGTGTTTTCACCACTTCATGAATGGAGGCATCCAGGAACCGGGACACGTCGTAGTTGAAGTTGTACGTCATTCCCGGTGGGAAGGAACTTTCCTTCAGTGAGGCCATGCGGGCTTTTACATTCTGGATTACCTCGCGGGCATTGGAACCTGGCCGCTGTTTCATCATGATAGACGCGGAAGGTTTGCCATCTGTCTTGGAGACCATGCCATAACTCAGTGCGCCGAATTCCAGTTCTGCCAGGTCTTTCAGGCGAAGGACGGCGCCATCTGCGTCGGCACGGATGATGATATTTTCGTATTGTTTGGGTTCAAACAATTTACCGGTATAGCGAAGTACGTATTGTAACAGTTGCGGGGCTTTGTCGGAGCTTTCCCCGGTTTTGCCGGGAGCCGCCTCAATATTTTGTTTG
Protein-coding regions in this window:
- a CDS encoding efflux transporter outer membrane subunit encodes the protein MTNLSTHILFRVVLTVSIAAGIAGCRTQQPLQTPPARPLPDAFQAAKDSLPIRDTNSIADIPWKQFFRDEPLQQLIDTALQRNFDLGMALQRIEKARATALAARNAWLPSVDISATASADKYGDYTLNGVGNFDTNFSPNISKDQQIPTSPTPDYFLGLRSSWEIDVWGKLKSQRKAAVARYLSSFEDKRLVTTMLVAEVANLYYQLVALDQELDIIHKNILLQESALYTVQVQQEAGRTTLLAVQQTAAQLTSTRSLEFVTKQQITAAENQLNALMGRFPQPIARSHNIPDGALPAQLYTGIPSAMLLRRPDIRQAELELAAARSDVQAARAAFLPSLHITPYAGFNAFAASLLFQTPASLAYGILGSITAPLFNKKQLQAQYLSQTADGQHAFLDYQQKIVTAFREVSTSLHQVENQRQVYNLKTKETQLLQEAVSTSKDLFMGGYASYLEVITAQKSVLEAELALISSRRDMFIGTITLYRSLGGGWK
- a CDS encoding efflux RND transporter permease subunit, whose translation is MFELFIKRPVLSLVISLIITLLGLLALFTLPVTQFPDIVPPSVTVTAKYTGANAEVCAKAVATPLERAINGVPGMTYMSSVSSNNGITLIQIFFQVGTDPDQAAVNVQNRVATIIDELPEEVIKAGVTTEKEVNSMLLYLNIMSEDSTMNENFIYNFADINVLQELKRIDGVGFAEIMGAKEYAMRVWLHPDRMLAYKVSADEVIAAIRKQNIEAAPGKTGESSDKAPQLLQYVLRYTGKLFEPKQYENIIIRADADGAVLRLKDLAELEFGALSYGMVSKTDGKPSASIMMKQRPGSNAREVIQNVKARMASLKESSFPPGMTYNFNYDVSRFLDASIHEVVKTLFEAFILVFVIVYLFLQDFRSTLIPALAVPVALIGTLCFMQLLGFSINLLTLFALVLAIGIVVDNAIVVVEAVHVKMQEEHLPPMEATISAMKEIGGAIVAITLVMSAVFIPVAFLSGPVGVFYRQFSLTLAISIVISGINALTLTPALCALMLRHHPTGNKKRSLLQRFFGGFNRSYDRVSGRYQQLISRIAARKMITIGLLLAFFAATWGISAILPSGFIPTEDQGMIYVNVTTPAGATVERTEKVLDQVYAAVKELDAVESVSTLAGFSLVNDVAGASYGMGMINLKSWDERKESVNEMIRVLKEKTAHIADASIEFFPPPTVPGFGNSSGFELRVLDRSGSGNLRQTAEVTNNFIKALNDNPAIGNAFTSFDPDFPQYMIHVDQEMAAKKGISIENAMSTLQTLMGSFYASNFIRFGQMYKVMVQAAPQYRARPEDILHLYVKNDMGEMVSYADFIRMERVYGPEQLTRYNMYTAAMINGDAGPGYSSGDAIKAIQEVAATSLPRGYSFEWSGMTREQILSGNQAIYIFIICLVFVYLLLAAQYESFLLPLPVILSLPAGIFGAFLTLKLAGLENNIYAQVALVMLIGLLGKNAILIIEFAILRSKQGHSVLEAAKEGAVSRLRPILMTSFAFIAGLIPLCIAHGAGAMGNRSIGSAAAGGMLIGTLFGVIVIPGLYVLFAGIKKTAAFKTTAAGKSEHN